Sequence from the Gammaproteobacteria bacterium genome:
GTGCTACAAGTACTCGATCGGCATGCCGTTCATGTATCCCGACAACTCGCTCGACTACTCCTCGAACTTCCTGCACATGATGTTCGGCAATCCCTGCGAGAAGACCCGCGTCAACCCGGTGCTCGCAAAGGCGATGGATCGCATCTTCCTGCTGCACGCGGATCACGAGCAGAATGCCTCGACCTCGGCGGTGCGCCTGACCGGCTCGACCGGCGCCAACCCGTTCGCCTGCATCGCGGCCGGCATCGCATCGCTCTGGGGACCGGCGCATGGCGGCGCCAACGAAGCGGTGCTGAACATGCTCGAGCAAATCGGCGATGAATCGCGCATCGGGGATTTCATCGATCGCGCCAAGGACAAGAACGACCCGTTCCGCCTGATGGGATTCGGTCACCGCGTGTACAAGAATTTCGATCCGCGGGCCAAGGTCATGCGCGAGACCTGTGACGAGGTGCTGGCGGAACTCGGCCTCGAGAACGATCCGATGTTCCGCATCGCCAAGCGGCTCGAGACCATCGCCACCGAGGATCCGTATTTCGTCGAGAAGAAGCTCTACCCGAACGTGGACTTCTACTCGGGTATCATCCTGCGTGCGCTCGGCATCCCGAGCAACATGTTCACGGTCATATTCGCCACCGGGCGCACCATAGGCTGGATTGCACACTGGCACGAGATGATCAGCGCCAGCTACAAGATCGGCCGCCCGCGCCAGCTCTACACCGGCTACACGGCGCGCGATTACGTGGCAATCGACAAGCGCGGCTGATCGGCAGCCCCGAGCACACCACAACCTGTGGTGGAGCGGTTTGCCCGCTCCATGCCATATATGTTTGTCTGGAAGCCGTTTCGCGCCACGCTTGCTCGAGTGGCCGGCTCCTCTCAGGTCCAGCTGCGCACCGTCGTCTCGATGTTCTCCAGACCCTCGTGGCGGAGATCCTTGCCCTTAACCAGGTAGAACACGTATTCGGCGATATTGCGCGAGTGATCCCCGATGCGCTCGAGCGCGCGCAGCGCCCACATGATGTTCATGACCCGCGATATCGAACGCGGATCCTCCATCATGTAGGTGACCAGCTCGCGCGTCGCGGAGCGGTATTCCTGGTCCACGGTCTTGTCGCGGCGCACCACTCCCAGCGCAATTTCCAGGTCGAGCCGCGCAAATGCATCGAGCGAGTCATGAAGCATCTCGCGTACCGTGGCGCCAATATGCCGCAGCTCGTAGTAGCCACGCGGTGCCGCGCCCTCCTCGGTCAGCTTGAGTGCCAGCTTGGCGATCTTTTTCGATTCGTCGCCAATGCGCTCGAGATCGCGCACCGTCTTGGTGATCACCAGCACCATACGCAGGTCGGATGCGGCGGGCTGACGCTTGACCAGGATCCGGGTGGCCTCGTCATCGACCGAAACCTCCATCGCGTTGACCTGCTTCTCGCGCACGAGTATCTCCTCGACCTTGCCGCTGTCGGCCTCGATGATCGCGATCAGCGCATCCTCGATCTGGCGCTCGACGAGACCGCCCATGCCGAGCACATGGCTCCTGATGGCCTCGAGATCAGCATCGAATCTGTGCGAGATATGCGGCTCCAGCTGTGGCTTGTCCATGGTGTTCCCCTGTTGCTCGCGCTAGCCGAAACGGCCGGTAATGTAGTCCTCCGTCAGCTTGTGCTGCGGGGTAGTGAATATCTCGTCGGTAGAGCCTACTTCTATCAGCCGGCCGAGGTGGAAATAGGCGGTGCGCTGCGAGACGCGCGCAGCCTGCTGCATCGAGTGGGTCACGATCGCGATCGTGAAGTTCTCGCACAACTCTTCCATCAGTTCCTCGATCCGCGCGGTGGCGATCGGATCGAGCGCCGAGCACGGTTCGTCCATCAGGATCACCTCGGGGTCGATCGCGATGGTCCGCGCGATACAGAGGCGTTGCTGCTGCCCGCCCGAGAGCCCGGTACCGGGCTGGTCGAGCCGGTCCTTGACCTCCTCCCACAGGCTGGCCCGGCGCAGGCTGTTCTCGACGACCTCGTCGAACTCGCTGCGCCGCGTGGCGAGACCGTGTATCCGCGGACCGTAGGCCACGTTCTCGTAGATCGATTTCGGAAACGGGTTGGGCTTCTGGAACACCATGCCCACGCGTGCGCGCAGTTGGACCACGTCGAGCGCCGGATCGTAGATATCCTCGCCGTCGAGTTGCAGACTGCCCCGCACGACGCAGCCATCGATGGTGTCGTTCATGCGGTTCAGACAGCGCAGGAAGGTGGATTTTCCGCAGCCCGAGGGCCCGATCATGGCGATGATCTGGTTGGGCGCGATATCGAGGCTGATCGAATGGATCGCCTGCTTCTCGCCGTAGAACACATCGACCTCGCGCAGCGCCATTTTCGGCGCCGCGACAAAGGCCTCGCCAACCGTAGCGCCGTGATCGCGCCGGTACGCGGCATCTCCGTCCATAGACTGCTTTTCCCGATCGTTCATTGAAAGACTACCAGCGCTGCTCGAAGCGGTTGCGCAGGAACACTGCCAGCGCGTTCATCAGCACCAGGAACACCAGCAGCACCATGATCGCGGCCGAGGTCAGCGCGGTAAAGCCGCGCTCCGGGCTGTCGGCCCACAGATAAATCTGCACCGGCAGCACCGTCGCCGAATCGAGCAGGCCACCCGGC
This genomic interval carries:
- the gltA gene encoding citrate (Si)-synthase — its product is MTGKTATLTIEGAATELTLPVHSGTLGPDVIDVQGLTSQGYFTYDPGFVSTAACESKITFIDGDEGILLHRGYPIEQLAEKSDYLETCYLLLNGELPNAAEKEKFVSTVIRHSMVHEQLQFFYRGFRRDAHPMAIMCGVVGALSAFYHDALNITDEEHRQIAAFRLIAKMPTIAAQCYKYSIGMPFMYPDNSLDYSSNFLHMMFGNPCEKTRVNPVLAKAMDRIFLLHADHEQNASTSAVRLTGSTGANPFACIAAGIASLWGPAHGGANEAVLNMLEQIGDESRIGDFIDRAKDKNDPFRLMGFGHRVYKNFDPRAKVMRETCDEVLAELGLENDPMFRIAKRLETIATEDPYFVEKKLYPNVDFYSGIILRALGIPSNMFTVIFATGRTIGWIAHWHEMISASYKIGRPRQLYTGYTARDYVAIDKRG
- the phoU gene encoding phosphate signaling complex protein PhoU, which encodes MDKPQLEPHISHRFDADLEAIRSHVLGMGGLVERQIEDALIAIIEADSGKVEEILVREKQVNAMEVSVDDEATRILVKRQPAASDLRMVLVITKTVRDLERIGDESKKIAKLALKLTEEGAAPRGYYELRHIGATVREMLHDSLDAFARLDLEIALGVVRRDKTVDQEYRSATRELVTYMMEDPRSISRVMNIMWALRALERIGDHSRNIAEYVFYLVKGKDLRHEGLENIETTVRSWT
- a CDS encoding phosphate ABC transporter ATP-binding protein, with protein sequence MNDREKQSMDGDAAYRRDHGATVGEAFVAAPKMALREVDVFYGEKQAIHSISLDIAPNQIIAMIGPSGCGKSTFLRCLNRMNDTIDGCVVRGSLQLDGEDIYDPALDVVQLRARVGMVFQKPNPFPKSIYENVAYGPRIHGLATRRSEFDEVVENSLRRASLWEEVKDRLDQPGTGLSGGQQQRLCIARTIAIDPEVILMDEPCSALDPIATARIEELMEELCENFTIAIVTHSMQQAARVSQRTAYFHLGRLIEVGSTDEIFTTPQHKLTEDYITGRFG